caataataatatgaaaatatatgcttgacttcataACGGAaattgatccagataaatataattatcaaaaataaacctaaaaaacaaagtacactttcatccttcacccacaatattgccttttcgatatttgtcatcgtggtagatccgtgtaacaatctattaagtaggtgcttgcacgacatagAACTGGCCCTTGCTGACCAACGTTttcattaacacatataaaggaaaaaaaatatttagattttttcttggatttattttgatgtaaataaaaaagagaaataattagttctataatatatatgcgatgtaaatcttttttccatgcaatatttcgtataaaacaacgaagagtagtatcttgaaacttcattcaaaattttattagacctttaaattgtaaaatgctaacattgaaaattgtgcccgattccttttgtttttaaggtaaatctttattgtttaaaaaaaactgattctttgagacaaaataaattgacataatcagttTGACATTCTCTAAGTGCAGTTCtgtagctcttagtctgaaaaagaatcggatggacgacctaggacccagatcgtccatccaaatttcttgaatgttgccatttctttcgtaggcggacgcatgttggccgaatactcaccgagactaaatggttcgtattttaagttttaactgcgtttaaaggtaataatggaattccgataattttgaaaatgattaattaaataaaaagggttaaaattaccgttaaattaccggcatcggtcttcccCATGCGCGAATCTAGAAGAGTAGGGTGAGGGTTCCagacccaaccctaacccctgcaaaatttctttccattgcatgtacaatataaaattacaaaaatatgcctcggacatccccaggcaaactcaaataaccgtcagacactcaacccccaccccaggaaaatttttcttatccgcgcatgcccctcccccccccccccccccccccaaaaaaaaaaaaaaaccaaaattattcttcagaaccccctgtaaaatttcgaggatctccgcatacattctaaaagattcattggccCTTGCTTTCGATTAAAAATGCgagtaaaatgtttggtctttttacgttcataccggtcatacccactgtgtgattataatcgtcgtccatattctgtgtatattgagtcaattatgatgattagataagtttctcaaaataaaatgcacatgcaaaaaaacaacatgcggcgaatcaaacttcagacaactttgaaagatctgtatttgcttatatacatgtactttgtttcttttacacaatgtttacacatctaatattgcaccatggtcaggtatcaatttttgtattacgtcacaagtatgacgcagctacgacggaagacctaatcgttgcttgcaacgagctcgtctctagtttagAATAAAATTCTACACTTGTGCGCTGGTATACACAAACCCCACCAAGGTAGGTGATGAAGGAGTAAGATTAAATTTCTTACGTATACACCTTAAAGCTAGTCATGCAAGGGTACAAAGGggtcttttttatttcattttcagttgACGCAAAACAGGTGATTTCTTTTTCGAATAAAGTTTCAAACATGCAATGATTCCTGTTCAGAGCGTTTGTGACCAGTAAACATGGCTTTTCGGAAAACTGTCTTCTTGTGTGTTGTTGTCGGAGTCCTACTGGTGCTCCATGGCGCTGAGAGCTTGCACCTAAAGGTAAACGGGGTAAAAAAAGTCAGTCATTCACTTTATtatttcgatttttttaaaaggtttttacatagtttatattttgtaaaatttaatttattaccaTCGATCATGCTGTATATAACAACTTTGTGACGATTTTAGGATTATgatttatagtctgtcccaagttattgcttccatcactttttcatgatttttaataaaaatacacatacctgtgaaagaagtacagttgaaatcgatgaaatggaaaatatcctccaagatatcttcattgattAATTTTCCCTTTTCACccataaaagtttacagaaaGGAAAACAAgtttcttacggaaatttataatgggaaatgtttacatcttttctccattcagaaGTAGGcctactcgggacacctcgcgtaatttttcaacgtaatcatccgggcttattaatgactgatgcaatgcaaaatccccgtagactttctattttgggatgtgtattgaaacctgaaccGACAGAGAGGgagtttcaaaacagataatctggacattttttcatatttttttatcacaaaGGTATTcattattatcgaaatatcaagcaaaaagtggtggaagcaaaaactcgggacagggTATAATTGACACAAATTCATATATCTTCCTGATAGTTTGGGGTAACTAGTTGTAATAAATATAACTGTAGTTTTGCAATGAGAAGATGTCTTATATATACACACAGGGGCCAAGCcggttttaacattaatttcaatgtaaccatctttatttatggttacattgaaattaatgttaaaacgggcttggcccctgtgtaTATACATagcataaatgtacatgtatttgttttacatACATTATAACATATGTACTCAATAAGTGTACATCTTTACAGGAAGCTCGACTCTACGACGGTCAAGGCGGAAATGAATTTCAACGACGAATATATCGTATGTATAGTATATGTATATCATATGTACACGTATGCATGTACTGAGATATATTAAGTCATATGTGTGAATATGTAAAAGTGATgtgggtacatgtacttaactgTAACCGTAAAACTCGATTGGCTTATCTTAGAAATTTACAGTCTCCTCtggttcattttttaaagtaataaacCATTTTGTATTGCAAAAGAGTACGGATAAATAAGATAtcatttgtgtataattataccACATTAAAATTTAAGCTTttggcaattttttttccagattcgCCGAATGTTGCTAGGAATCTTCCAGATTCTCCCGCCGTTGCTAGGAAGACTCTACATTCACCAACTGTTGCTAGGAAAATTAATCCAGGTCCACCTTCAAGTGATGATCAGCCATACCTGAACAAACTGCTAAGTTTGGTTAGTCGGGTAAACGCGCAACACGCTAAGGAGCAGAAGTGGCGAAATTTGAAGGTCCTTACTGAGCAAGAAAGAAAGTTTATGAGCCATGATGACGTTGAAATGAACAATCAGAATGcaaaggaaaaagaaaacagGGAAACCGGAAGTCGGGCCTTTACGAGCGATGGGGTTTCTTATGACGGTGGAAACTTAGCTAAAGAAGACGAAAGTATGAAGCATGTCGACAATTTTAACCTGGAAAGGAAGGAAAATAATGAAGGGGATGCTGGTTATGAGa
This portion of the Magallana gigas chromosome 7, xbMagGiga1.1, whole genome shotgun sequence genome encodes:
- the LOC105318397 gene encoding cilia- and flagella-associated protein 251 isoform X1: MAFRKTVFLCVVVGVLLVLHGAESLHLKVNGEARLYDGQGGNEFQRRIYHSPNVARNLPDSPAVARKTLHSPTVARKINPGPPSSDDQPYLNKLLSLVSRVNAQHAKEQKWRNLKVLTEQERKFMSHDDVEMNNQNAKEKENRETGSRAFTSDGVSYDGGNLAKEDESMKHVDNFNLERKENNEGDAGYEKEEEEEEEQEEDDENEEQEEEEGEISSGKDEENNEDESSEELIDEEEEKSEDKNKEDKKGEKGENKENAADDKRRLMTLLMRELKDLETEN
- the LOC105318397 gene encoding cilia- and flagella-associated protein 251 isoform X2; the encoded protein is MAFRKTVFLCVVVGVLLVLHGAESLHLKEARLYDGQGGNEFQRRIYHSPNVARNLPDSPAVARKTLHSPTVARKINPGPPSSDDQPYLNKLLSLVSRVNAQHAKEQKWRNLKVLTEQERKFMSHDDVEMNNQNAKEKENRETGSRAFTSDGVSYDGGNLAKEDESMKHVDNFNLERKENNEGDAGYEKEEEEEEEQEEDDENEEQEEEEGEISSGKDEENNEDESSEELIDEEEEKSEDKNKEDKKGEKGENKENAADDKRRLMTLLMRELKDLETEN